CAAAATACTATTTTtcaccatttaattttaattttattttaaaatcaaaatttgcagaaaatgtattcACCTTCACTGgatgaagcattattatggattatggacttgatTTATTTGTAAGCAATGGTCTgaagttttgattttgaaacacgCATCTTATGgtttctcaagatgttaactgatggactggagtgctgtggattattgtgatgtttttatcagctgtttggactctcattccgacggcacccattcactgcagagcatccattgctgagacactgatgcagtgctacatttctacaaatccgTTCCCATTAACATCTGTTCCCGTTATTATGAAGCTTACAGTTGTTATACTGATGATTATATTCACGTTTAAAACTCAGTTTTGGCATCCAGAATCGTTCTGTAATTCAGATTTTTCTCCAGTGATGTCAGATAGAGggcgcagtgtgtgtgtgtgtatgtgtgtgtgttcgcgtTTTAATGGGTCGGATCAGTTCTGCTCCACCCTCGCTGACAGTCAgcaggtatacacacacacacactcgcgttCACTCTCAACTTTAAACTTTTCCAGCGTTCCTGCTGTTCGGATCAACAGCACTGAGGCTTCGGGACAGCGCGTGCGGATTCTACACTTGAAGTGTCTGGATTTCTCGACATGGATCTGTGGAAATGTAATCCGAGTCGAACATGTTTGTGAAGTTTTAATTCATTTAGGAACATGGAAACGAGTGTTTAGAAAAGGCTTTCTCTTGACAGTGTTTTCCCGCAAAGCTCTTGTTTTTTCtggataatatttttttcccagtcGCAATTTTTATGTTGGACCTCATGGGAAAGGTTTCCAGGCGTTCACGGTGGGATGGTGACGCGTGTTTGATCAGAGTGGAATAACTGAGACATTGTTGCATTGGTAGATACGGTGATTCTGCTACAACCTGCTACATTCTGGAATGTTTGGAATCCTTTGAAGTGGACGCGGCGCACCGCACAATAATGGAGTCATTATGACGTCACGTTCTCAATCACGACGCGCGGGAATCCACAAGAGGAATCTGTAATATTATTGATCCGACCTTTAGGAGATCATATTAAACTCTTTTTTTGTCGTTCAAATCAATGCTCGCGCCAGGAGTCTGTCCGCTGTCAATCACCCTGTCACTCTGTCTATCATGTTCTGTCAGTGATACGGGCCAGTCCCTGACTAAAGTTCCATCGAATTGCTTGtgatattcttttatttcagatCTCAAACCTGCAGTGCTTTTAAAACTATCCACTCTAAAGGCCACTGGGTTTTTGGACAGTTTCAGTGACCTCTAAGGATTCTCCTGTCTTTTATCTGAGCTCTGATTGGACGGATAGCGCATAATGTATGGCTGGGGCCCGCCGCTGCAGCCAGGACAATGAGGGTTCCTGTGCGGCAATTGGCCGGGCTCTGGCCGTGGCTGCTCATGGCTGCCTCGCAGGTGGCGTTGGGCCACACGGGCCTGGAACTAGCCGCTGCTGTGGAGTCCGAACGCTCCGCACCCCGAGCCATGATCAAGGTGTCTCTGCTGAAGCAGGAGCCCACCAGCAGGCCCATCACCCTAGAAGGGGTGTTCGCCGGGGGCAGCACAGGCTATGCCGAAGGGAAACTGATGCAGGTAAGAGCTGGAAGATGTTTTCAGGTTTTGTCAGTCATGCATTGGACTTGATGTTCTTTGTTGGGATCTTCATAGAAtctttcattccacaaaaggttctttagattatttaaatgttctttatgcTGGGAAAACGTAAAGATTCTTGAAATGGAGCTTCTATCGAATTGctgcaaaaaaaacctttttagagTCTAGGTAACGACGTGGGATCTGAAGACAATACAGTTGTGTATCTCATGCATCTTAACTCTTGGAGGCTTTAACTGGCAGACACTGGCATCAAAACGTGTTTGGACTCTTAAGCAACACTTAAAACTGTCTGAATGTCAATGCATTAGATGTTAGATCAAGGCAAGTGTTCATTGTAAAGAAACGGCACAAGCACACTATCACATTCTCTTTATTTTGGattaatgattttcattttggtaCCACTGTAGATGTTTTGTCAAAGTACCAGAAACACCAACAACTCTTTGCATGATCATCTTCAGTCTTGGAAGTTTTGACTGATGGACAGCGACTCTAAAAAGATTTTGGTCACTTCAAACTGTCTGTGCATTAGTGTAAAGAAACAGCACAAGCGCAATCACATTCTGTTCATTttgggctatttttttttttttttttttattatatcagaaAACAATTCTTTGCATGATACTTGGAGGCTTTAACTGGCAGACAAATGCTCTAAACGTATTTGGACAGGTAAGCAACACTTAAAACTGTCTGAATGTCTTGCATTAGATGTTAGAGCAAAGCAAGTGTCATTTATTGTCGCTCTTCTTACAAAACATTTGGCAGAATAAATGTAATCACATTCTGTTTATTTCAGGCTATTATTCCTAATAACTTTGTGGCCACTGTAAATGTTTTGTCACATACTGTAGTACCAGGAACAGCAACAGTTCTTTGCATGATCAATAACACAAGTCTTTGCTGATGGTGTAGAAGTCTACAGCAGTAACACTGCGTCTCATCTGAGATCTGTTGTGGTCTCGCATGCAGAATCGCTCACCTGGGAAGCCATCGAATGCATCTGTGTGAGAGCCAAGAGTTGCCTGGGTCTTATTGGCGCTGATAGATTTGTGGTGGTGTTAAGTGTTAGGTCGGTTCTCTGAGGCCATACTGCCAGATGTTCGGGTCTGAAGGCTGCGAGTTCTGTGATTCTCTGCGAGAGCCGTCCCGATCAAGCCAGAGGGGCTGCGTTCACTGTAAATGGATCTCGAAAGCCTTTATACCTGTTGGAAAGAGTTactgcatcatagaaataaactAAACCGATTTCTCAttagtgtgatgtgtgtttgtgatcaTCTCGATGAGGTTGTCTTTGAATTTGACAGCAGTTCGCATTACAAGATGACTGCTTCATTAGACATGGATGCAGAAAGGTGTTTCTGGAGTTTTGCCCCTCTGTTCTGTTGCAAGTTGCAACTAGATTTTTGCTTTATCTAAAGAAAGTGTGCCTGCCTGTGCAAAACATGctgtgttatgggtggttgctagggggtttcTTACCATTTTAAGTGAAGAAAGTCCACCCTCAAGTCTCTGTGATGTTCTGGTCTCTCTTCAGTCTAAGTCTTAGAGTTTATCTCGGTTGTTTTATCAAAATCACAAACGTTTTAAGGTGTTATTCATGCCGCCGGTAACTAGTATATACATGCagaatgtaatttgtaattgCAAGCCCATGCAACAGAACATTGTGGGTTTGTAACTCAAAGGTTTAAGGTTCAAGCCCTGTAAAGGGTGTTCTGTGAACTGTCGAGTCGCTGAAGTTGGCAGTTGTTCTTGAACGAGTGCTTAGCGTTGGTTAAGAAACATCCGTTTCTATGAGTAGAACTAATTATCAGACAGataatgcatgcatgtgtgtctgATTTACAGAAGTGTATCAGTCTTTTGCTTGCAGAGAGCGTGTCGCACACACAGATGCTTTTTGTTGCAGTGCTAACCTGTTGCAACAGGCCTGGCTTGCTTTGGAGCATTGTCCTCCTGCATAATGTTCCCTTCCTCTAGGGGACAAAGTGATAGAAGCAGGTGGGGGAAGGGGGAAGTTTCTGTCTTTTCTTCCCTCACCTTTTCCTTTGGCCAGACCACATGAATTCAACCTTACGGCTTTTATCTTCTTCTGGGAAGAATGATATCGAGTGATCTGCTGTATAGTGTGTTTGTATGCTCTGCATCAAATTATGGAGTGTACTAGAGCTGGGTGAAAAAGCTTTAATTATTTCTCTATATTTggcctttttaacaatatttgatatctggatatttatatatatatatatatatatatatatatatatatatgtatatgtgtatatgtgtatatgtatatatgtatatatgtatatatatatgtatatgtatatatgtatatatatatatgtatatatgtatatatgtatgtatatatatgtgtatatatatatgtgtatgtatgtatatatatgtgtatatatatatatatatatatatatatatatatatatatatatatatatatatatatatatgtgtccatatatatatgtatgtatatatgtatatgtgtatataatgtatatatatgtatatatatatgtatgtataatgtagtaatatgtatatatgtactatatatatatatatatatatatatatatatgctttgaaATTGTGTCCAAGGTTGCCATTTAAatccaaaatgtttaatataagaagtaaaatactataaaaaaaatcaaatctagtTAAAATAATCAGGGCATGTTTTgcaccaaataaacaaaagacAGAATACTTATGATATGTTTtgctgatatatatttttattttgtccattgttgctttttaaattcaaaatgtttaatatggcaaaaaatatgctttttcccctcttttttttgttttaataaatatctttaagatctgattttttttttccattgttgctATTTAAgctcaaaatatttaaagtagtcTATGTAAAAGACAAACATCTAggttaaaaaatcaaaacacatggaagagtatttacaatattttgtctagatatttttttctgtttatcttttattaaataactttaaatttatatgtatttgctttggaaaaaaggcaTGTTTTCCACAGCAATTTTCACCAAATTAACAGAAGGaagaataacaatatatatatattttttctttttctaaagctctgtattttttctttcttttaataaatagaaaattcttCATGTAGTGGTGATGCTAACAAAAGGTTCAAATCAAGTTCTGAATTAATTTGactttgaactgattcacagaaatgaatcaATCTTAAATTATAATGTTCACAGTTATATTTCTAGTCAAATGCATGGTGAACATTGAATATGTCACCTGGGTTCATTTGCCTCTGTGTTAAACTCTGAACTGAGCGAGGTGAAGCAACAGCCTGCCTCTCTAGTTAAGTGTGCTGAACTAGTGCTTTTCCAGGCGTGTCTGCCTCGGCTGTCCTCGGGCGGCTCTGAATTCGCTGCGTTGAGGATGACAGCCAGTTTTCATAACCACCAGTAATTACACATCTCCATCCCATTTGATCTTCCTAAGCATGTTGTTTCTCCAGGCCACAGGTTGGCGAGCGGCGCTGCCCAAATTTGACTGGCTTTTCTGGGCCAGTTGGCGGATCACAGGCAAAGCAAAACAAGATCAGACATGATGATGgtggaaatgttttatttaaggaGAAAAGGCCTCTTGGCGCAGCCACTGGTCTTTAATGGAGGCCGATCGTACGTGCTCTGtttattttgcattgcaaatGTGCAATTTGATTAGACAGAAGTAGTACCTTTTGCTGtttaaaccatatatatatatatatatatatatagacatgaagtcctttatatatatatatatatatatatacagttactATTTGTATGTCAGTAAGACACATGACATGAAGTCCTTTTACCACACGATTTTCTTTCATAAATATCCAGGGCATAGCATAAAGCATTAAAACTTTTCAACAAACCACCAAAGTGCCgtttacaccaaaaaaataatacttcaaacacaacaaataataaaacattaaaaattcacaGTGAAACAAAGCAattaagaaaaaagtaaaaattgtgaggtaaaattatcattttgttgcGGAAACAattgtattgcaaaaaaaaaaaaataataataataaatagcctaCAACCCTCTATGGACACCTTAACAATTGAattgccattggctagtaaattttttagtttactcaccagactgatattttatatatagcctatatacagtgccctccgtaagtattggaacagtgaagacaaaattgctttctctgctgtggggTCAAgtcatttgcaaatatgattaaaagatgaatatgcgacaaaaatacgtaatgtcacattttattattaggtctttcgagacatacatgttttaccaaataaaaaggacagcacttttagagttcatcccactatttgatgtgagcataagtattggaacagttgaatttaaggcagatgtaaaagattaaaagctaatatttaggtgcagatcccttgcatgcaatcagagcagtgagtctgcgacccatagacatcaccagactcttggtcttatgatttgaaatgcttttccccagcctttaatgcagccaattccaactgttgcttgttttggtgagtttctgtctttagtctcctcttcagctggtgaaattaatgttcaatcggatttaaatctggagagtgatttgggcaatctaagactttacatttctttgccctgataaagtccttgactgaactggcagggtgttttgggtcattgttctgatccaatatgaagtgctttctaataagtttggtggcatttttttgtacccttccaaattcattctgcttcTGCCATCAtgcattaagtcatcattaaaatgaagaggtcctgttctagagacagccatacatgcccatgccatgacaccacctccaccaagctttataGATGAGGTTGTATgattaggatcatttgcagttccatTTTTTCTCCACagttttgctttccaatcacttagataaaggttaatatTTGTCTCATCGGACCATCAACTCAGTTCCCAAactttgtgaagaatcttgcctttctatgttTGGTGCTTGTTAGAGGTTTGTATCTTGCTGTAacctctgtaattctgtgtcaaattctcctgcggactgtagattgtcagagcatcaccccagctttctggagggtgttggtgattttacagacatgtattttagggttaattttcacagcttttatgatttgtctgtcatcatctactgttgtttttctcaaccaatcaggtcgtcgttggttgctgatgttgccggtagtttccaaactcgtgatttctccatgccctttgtttttcctatagttctaattgacttcctcttttcttttagcatccaaattgctttcttttctttcagagttggcttcctcgtcttcatcctggtttgtgtgtgtcatcattgaATGCAAGACTTataatgcagaagcaatggatataactgataagacacattccctgcttttaatatctgaagaatcaatgcaacaggacacagctgaagacctgtgaggcaactgttccaacaCATACTCTCACAACATATAgagataaaaaactaaaaaagctcATAATatcatatcttaaaaaaaaacaccaaacaataaAATGATACAACATTCAGTATTTTCTccacatattcatcttttaatcgtatttacagatttcttgaatccacaacaaacagaacaattttgtctttactgttccaatacttatggagggcactgtatgtttgtaaaatggcacagttttttaaataactgaaagcaCACTCttgcattataatataatatgtcatGGCAATGGATTTTGACGGATTTTGGCATCAATAGCCATTATATTTAATCGAAGGAGGCATATGTGTGTATCTTGAGAGAAGCACCGTGGAGAGCAGCTTCTGGGGCGTGCCGTGGTGCGACTGGAAACACAAGCGTTGACTAGAGTGACTGCAGTCAGCTCCGGTGGCTGTTTCGGAGCTGTAACGTGCTGCAGATTTGTGCAGTGTAATTAGTCTAACGGTGCGTTTCCACTACAGCGTCAAATCTGTGCTTCGTGCCGCTGGCAACTCTACAATGCCACTGCTTTGGGTCATGTCAAATTTAGGGCAGAGCACGCCTCTGAAAAACACCCtgtttacattacatatttttcctTTCACAGCGATTGGTTGTCGCCCGCCGTTTTTCGATCGACATTTGCATAAAGTCGAGGAATGcttagtctcgcgtagccagaccttcagactgcgGCTgtaggtctggaattcatggcagctttcattggccaaggcctgcccatgaggccgttcaaccgacatgtcaaacaaccaatcacagttcgtttcttTCAGCGTCACGTTTTGGCGCGTGGAAATGTCGCCCCAATAACCgcccagtgtgtaaaactctcggacgtatttgaaagattctatgccgtgaactttaaatatttcacatacttttgaaactccagtgttttgTAAAcaacggctttcttctttcgtgagggagTTTGGTGCCacagtatctttgtttccaggcagaacgttaaataacgcgacacacacgtctcccagaaatcctgtagaattcaaccaatctgatgacgacttcgacactcctgaagtgtttccacgtttgtgtcccatatgcgtcagacgtttagccaacggtccgtgggcgtgacgtctgaggctgagactaaggAATGGCCAATCTTTTTGATGCTCTCAGCTGCTGTCAACGCTTTCTCCATGCCACTTTCAATCCAATAATACACCTTTCCATAGGAATGAATTGAAAATGCTTGCTCCGCTGCGCTCGCTACATAGGCTACCAATCTAAACTCACTGTAAGCATTAATGGCCCCTTATACTTGAGAGCAGCCACATATGAAGTGTTTCtgggaggttatagtacattgaggAATGATTATATGACTTTTTTACGTACGCCATGTGACCTgttaatgcaaaaagaaaaaaacacttccattgcagttttgcgaattattcctttttcgcattgcctgaaaaaccaccttgTGTGAGCGTAAGAACTTTTTTGCGATATATAGGCATTTTTGCGAAATCGCCACGTTTCCATTAGGCGTAGGctattttcaattcgcaatttcaatttgcgcaatttgaagggtaatggaaacgtGCCTTGTTACAGATCAGTtgatggagagtgaaactctgttcagcgagtgaaaatatatctgtgctaaacttatacttggcctccaactcacacactggcaagtaaaatctgaggatttattagccattggctaatataagacatcatttagtcgcccagagtgaagatttagtcgcatatacaagtgatttactcacaatgtagagggttgcatatacctttattttatttattttttaattccgtggtggaaacaaggattcatatttaaatgtcagAATGTCATTGCGTCAAATTAAAAACCTCAGACGATTTGTTGTAAAGAAGATGCACAAGCACACTTTACAAGTGAAACAAAACTAATGCAAAGTGGCCAGGTATTTTTTTGGACTGCCGTTGCTGAGGGATGAATTTCTATCCAAATGTTTGAATCTTGAAGTGGCTATGAAGGTCCAATTTGATCCTCTGGTGGGTCTATTAAACGATGCTAACCCGGTTTAAATAGTGCGCTTTCCTTCTTAGTCTATTAGATGAGTTTCTTCCTTCTTTCCTCTCAGTTTGTTTGGTGCTTTGTGGCGGAGAGGTCAGCTTAACCTTTGTAAATGCTCACAAAGAGCCATATCAGGTTCTACTGAGCCCCTGACAGAAGCGACTGATCTAAGATCAGATCCTCTTACCTGCAGCAGTGCTGGGTGGCATGATGGGGAAATGGGCTTAGGAGAGATTTAGCTCTTCTGCTTATATtgcagtaaatatatttatttaaaagggaaagaaattaatgcttttttcccctcagaaatcaaaaagggacagtaaagacatttctaaagttacaaaagatttctgtttcaaataaatgccgttcttttgaattttctattcatcaaaggatcctgaaaaaataacatgcacacagttttcacaaaaatattgtgcagcacaaccattttctacatttataataatcagaaatgtttcttgagcagcaaaactggatattagaatgatttctgaaagatcatgtgacactgaagactggagtaatgatgctgaaaattcatctgcgcatcacagaaataaattacattttacaatatattcaaaatggaaaacagctcttaaattgtaaaaattgtacaatattgtttaaaacatttaattaatttcaaagaaatggcaagtaacacattgaaactgaaacagtattttcttttaaaatggacTTTTAGTAACCTTTGTTTAAACTACAAAAGATAATTCACAGTAAAAGCTAAATTTACAGTATTACAGATTTTATTgctaactaaaattacaaaaaataatccctttaactgaaataaaactaaaataaaataaatgttagatgaaaaactttgaaaaaagaaaattagatatgttgaaaatgtttagaaatgctgccttggcagcaaagaataataaataattacaaaactaaTCATATAAGAAATCAtgacaaatttactaaaactaaaattaaaatgaaaactgaaatgtaactttGCATCACATACATTACGTTTTACAATATATTCGCATAGAAAATAGTATTttcaattgcaataatatttaacactattactgttttctctgaattcttaaataaatgcagccttgctgagcagaagagacttgtttcaaaccccaaacttttgaacgataatGTGTATATGTACGTTTTTGAACAGTATATGCATATGTTTTCATTCCATCTTCAGTAAAAATATCCACTCATCATGTATGATCTGATGGAAAGAGCAGCCCTGCTCTCACCTAACCTTTACTGCAAACTGACCTCCACAGAAATGTCTTACTGGATTACGACGAGCGTGACAGCAGACGTTGGAATTAGCTGAGCAAACGCCCTCGTATCTATCGTGTAACTCTCCACTTTTCTTCTAAACAGTCTCCTGTCCTGTGTGATCTCTCAGGAGGACGGATGATAGGGAGGAGGGATGGATGCGTTAATGGAGTACGAGATCAAAGCGTTAGGTTGAAAACGCGAGTCTAGATGATTAAAAAGCAGCTTGTTTACTCTGCGCTTCCGATAGGCCTCCCCTCCCCTCATTCAGACGGGTTTCCTGTCTATATTTCCCTCTTGGAAACTGATAACAGGCCATTCGTCCCGACCTGTTGATGTTTGTCTTCCAGCCTGCAAATTGAAAGCTTTTGCTTAAGTCTCCTGAtctttcttttatataaaaaaagaacttgGGAGTCTCTCATGTGTCTCCTCTCGAGTTTCAGAGGAGATATCGGCATAAAcgcaaacatttctcatcacaaATTCAGACGATCTTGCTACATTTCACAATTCAATGCAAAGAAGTGGCCAGTAACatgttgaattaaatgtaatgttttgaagtaaaaaagaaaaaatgaaatggtgTTTTCTTGTGAAATGTACTTTAATAATTGTTGTACAAATTCAAAAAATCGTCTTGTACAGTGTGGGTAGtgatgttattgttaactaaaactattaaaaaacattttctttaaaataaaactgaaataaaaatagataaataagtttaagtacacAAGCAAATTACTGAAACTAGaactaaaaaaatcaattaaataaaaatattttcatgaaaacatcacaacaaaaatTCGAAATACTTTGTTTTATGTTACGCTGTTTACATTAATTTGgtgtaaaaactttatttttttcactcagaCATCAGTTTCAcagttaaaatatgtaaataaaatgttgttagatgaaaatttaaattgaaaagaaATATTGAGAAATGTTTAACTTAGAAATGCtactttggcaactaactgactagtttaaataaaaatcaattaaatataaaaataaaaatattttaaaaaattatattagaaaatgtaaaaaaaagaaaaaaaaagaaaacggaaaatatattaaaaattttttacattttttttttaattctgtaatagtgtataaatattatagaaataattttttatatttctaaattctCAAAGTATATAAACACTGGATCTGGGTGGGTTGCTGTCCACATTAATATTAGCTTTTTAATTGAGTTCTGTATATTTACTATTGGCTCATTTTtgtctcttctttcttctcttcagGAATTGTTGGAGAAGTAGATGTTCTGAGCCTTTAAAGAGCGACATCTGAGCAATTACATTTCCTCTGCATAATCTGAGATTGACCGTTAGTTTGTTTCAGCATTCTGAACACAGAAACACAATACGAGTTCACGTCTGGACTTTATAACAATTACATCAGTAATGCTTGTGAATGCAAACCACATTCTGTGTGCTTACTGCAACAACATTCGCCCTAAAATTGGCCCCTGTGAGTGCCAGCGCATTTGCTAACGGTGTTAGCGATTTGTAGGATGTTGTATTGAAGGCTAGCGGACGTTACAGGCTGCCGCGGGACATGATTGGGGTCACGGTACCGTCGCCGCTGCTCAAATCAAACAAAGCCAATCAGATTACACGCTTTTATGGCCCACTAATAGCTTGCGTTTCCTTCGTGTCATTGTGGAATTCTCAAAGATTTAAATGAAGACGAAAGCAACAGGAAGCTTTTTCTGGAGCGACGGAAGGGACTCTGGATCTGTCATTATGAAGCtgattaaagtgtgtgtgtcGTGGCATGTAGTGAGTGGAGATTTCACAAAAGATTGGCCTGCGGTGGCTTTGAACTCTTAACTACCTGTAAAAGCCTGATTAATCCTCTGTTGACTCTTGCACAAATCCATATTAAAACTCTATGAACATGATAATCCCTCATTTAACTCTCTAACAGGCTTTTCACTAGTGATATACACACTGAACCGTGGGTTTATGTTTGTTTACCTCCAGGTGATAGAGATGGTCCTCGTGTCATTTCAAAACTCAaaaggaacacaaaagaagatttttttttgaagaatgctggttgCCAAATGGTTTGATTTTCAAAGTATGTCAAAAAATAAGATGGTCAGTAAGTCAATGGGAACCTAAACTCTTTGTTTACcggcattcttcaaaatatcatcttttgtgtctcATAGAAGAAAGTAAGTTGTATAGCTTTGGAACGATTTGATGGTGAGtaatctttttcgcctgcacttaaccaactaatactagtacttaccttttctttcttgtctatcatattctaaaaaaaaaaaaccaaaaaaaaaaaaaaccctggctacgtgttctgtactagactaactgagacttgttaagcacttgtataccgttgttgttctctcgttggtctgattgcttctattgttctcatttgtaagtcgttttgga
The sequence above is drawn from the Cyprinus carpio isolate SPL01 chromosome B5, ASM1834038v1, whole genome shotgun sequence genome and encodes:
- the LOC109084800 gene encoding E3 ubiquitin-protein ligase RNF43-like isoform X1, with the protein product MRVPVRQLAGLWPWLLMAASQVALGHTGLELAAAVESERSAPRAMIKVSLLKQEPTSRPITLEGVFAGGSTGYAEGKLMQKTILCMILGGFNWQTNALNVFGQNRSPGKPSNASV
- the LOC109084800 gene encoding uncharacterized protein LOC109084800 isoform X2, which codes for MAGARRCSQDNEGSCAAIGRALAVAAHGCLAGGVGPHGPGTSRCCGVRTLRTPSHDQGVSAEAGAHQQAHHPRRGVRRGQHRLCRRETDAVSPAVSV